One window of the Candidatus Poseidoniia archaeon genome contains the following:
- a CDS encoding ABC transporter permease has product MNRAELRARWDALGAWQPLAAAFLAVLLLAVSHYGYWNLTAETDPGGYWASRDLERDGNVWKLFLDDEAGTGGDEVVFRGTLVNSPRFSVYENGTIKTGIFSPSDGLVYTEDLYGKTMLNLSGMPLLVHGNISGQFFANEIVAIRATEVYNITLFEQDGENITLIRQGWEAQPEDIALASQVDRWFFGGELLALVAGGWLTAQRLPGLRREWGAAQHIALFEARRGLRSPRTIVLVLFFTLFIVGMGWLLGDLQKDENALLGGVQNPNDALGQLAWFTFFVTALAAVAVSLDSFVAERDSGTLPLLLAQPLRRETVVLGKALGLWFSIGLPALAAQLLGLALMLREGGQPAGAAIAGYLLLGQLMILTFVLLQLCLAIVARTGAEAAVYGLLVWLLVALVWPLLFLATAYALGIDVTTAGYEQDPAYQSVVSHMGLLNPGYVYQMGVGLLAHRTFAIDFEGVSGWQVASALLLWPLACLALAAWLFRREERG; this is encoded by the coding sequence ATGAACCGCGCCGAACTACGGGCGCGCTGGGACGCGCTCGGCGCATGGCAGCCGCTCGCGGCGGCGTTCCTCGCGGTGCTGCTGCTGGCAGTCTCGCACTACGGCTACTGGAACCTGACCGCCGAGACAGACCCCGGCGGCTACTGGGCGTCGCGCGACCTTGAGCGCGACGGCAACGTCTGGAAGCTCTTTCTCGATGATGAAGCGGGAACGGGCGGCGACGAGGTGGTCTTCCGCGGAACGCTGGTGAACTCGCCGCGCTTCTCGGTTTACGAGAACGGGACCATCAAGACCGGGATTTTCTCGCCCTCGGACGGGCTGGTCTACACCGAAGACCTGTATGGGAAGACGATGCTCAACCTTTCGGGCATGCCGCTGCTGGTGCACGGCAATATTTCGGGGCAGTTCTTCGCCAACGAGATTGTCGCCATCCGGGCCACCGAGGTCTACAACATCACCCTCTTCGAACAGGATGGCGAGAATATCACCCTCATCCGGCAGGGCTGGGAGGCGCAGCCGGAGGACATCGCGCTCGCATCGCAGGTGGACCGCTGGTTCTTCGGCGGCGAGCTGCTGGCGCTGGTGGCGGGCGGCTGGCTCACGGCACAGCGGCTGCCGGGGCTGCGGCGCGAATGGGGAGCGGCGCAGCATATCGCCCTCTTCGAGGCGCGACGCGGGCTGCGGTCGCCGCGCACGATTGTGCTGGTGCTCTTCTTCACGCTCTTTATCGTCGGGATGGGGTGGCTGCTGGGCGACCTGCAGAAGGACGAGAACGCGCTCCTCGGCGGCGTCCAGAACCCCAACGACGCGCTCGGCCAACTGGCGTGGTTCACCTTCTTCGTGACTGCGCTCGCCGCCGTGGCGGTGTCGCTTGACAGCTTCGTCGCCGAGCGCGACAGCGGGACGCTTCCGCTGCTGCTGGCGCAACCGTTGCGGCGCGAAACCGTCGTGCTGGGCAAGGCGCTCGGCCTCTGGTTCTCAATCGGGCTGCCGGCGCTGGCGGCGCAGCTGCTCGGGCTGGCGCTGATGCTGCGCGAAGGCGGCCAGCCGGCTGGCGCCGCGATTGCGGGCTACCTGCTGCTGGGGCAGCTGATGATTCTCACCTTCGTGCTGCTGCAACTCTGCCTCGCGATTGTCGCGCGCACCGGCGCCGAGGCGGCAGTTTACGGCCTGCTAGTGTGGCTACTGGTGGCGCTGGTCTGGCCGCTGCTGTTCCTCGCCACGGCGTACGCGCTGGGCATCGACGTCACCACGGCTGGCTACGAGCAGGACCCGGCCTACCAGTCGGTGGTCTCGCACATGGGACTGCTCAATCCCGGCTACGTCTACCAGATGGGGGTGGGGCTGCTGGCGCACCGCACCTTCGCGATTGACTTCGAGGGCGTTTCAGGATGGCAGGTGGCGTCGGCGCTGCTGTTATGGCCCCTCGCCTGCCTCGCCCTAGCAGCATGGCTGTTCCGGCGCGAGGAGCGCGGATGA